GGATGTTGGCGTTTCGCCCGCTGCGCCACTAGCTGACGTGGCTGGTGCTTCCCCGCCTAGCGTTGCACTGGACGTTGGCTTGTCGCCGCTCGTCACCGGCGTATCCGTTCCGGATGTTGGCGTTTCGCCCGCTGCGCCACTAGCTGACGTGGCTGGTGCTGAACACAACCGAAGGTTTGCCAGAGCTGATTTCGTTGTGCTGAATTTGGATAGATGCGCATTTTAACAGCTTTTAGAACCATTATTTTCTCCCTTGACTTTCAATATATCGTTTTACAACTTCTAAAGGCGCTCCACCAGTGCTAATTAAGCAATAGCTTTGTGTCCAAAAGGCTGATTTCCAAAGATATTGCTTATGGTTCTAAAAGCTGTTAAAATGCGCATCTATCCAAATTCAGCACAACGAAATCAGCTCTGGCAAACCTTCGGTTGTGTTGTCAAATGACGCACTTAAATGATACCATGTCTACTAGTTTATTGACTACTCATAAAAAGAATGCTCATCTTACTAAAGAAGAACGTGTGATGATTGCGACTTTAAAGTCGCAAGGACTTTCCAATCGCGCAATTGGTCGCCAATTAGGAGTTAATCATCAAACAATTAATAACGAGCTCAACCCAAATGACGCACTTAAATGATACCATGTCTACTAGTTTATTGACTACTCATAAAAAGAATGCTCATCTTACTAAAGAAGAACGTGTGATGATTGCGACTTTAAAGTCGCAAGGACTTTCCAATCGCGCAATTGGTCGCCAATTAGGAGTTAATCATCAAACAATTAATAACGAGCTCAACCAATTTAGCCGATGCTTTTCAACGCTTTTTTAAAGGTCAAAATAAATTCCCTCAATTTAAATCCAGAAAATATTCTCAGAGCTACAATTCAAAGTACGTTAATGGCAATATTAAAGTTTTAGATTGCCATCATATAAAGTTACCAAAACTCGGTATCGTCTATTTTAGAGCTGGTCGATTGAATTTAGCCGATGCTTTTCAACGCTTTTTTAAAGGTCAAAATAAATTCCCTCAATTTAAATCCAGAAAATATTCTCAGAGCTACAATTCAAAGTACGTTAATGGCAATATTAAAGTTTTAGATTGCCATCATATAAAGTTACCAAAACTCGGTATCGTCTATTTTAGAGCTGGTCGATTGACGCCATTCGGCGTGACATCAGGTATCATATTAAGTGAACCAAACCTATATGAAAGGATGTCCGTCAAATGACGCACTTAAATGATACCATGTCTACTAGTTTATTGACTACTCATAAAAAGAATGCTCATCTTACTAAAGAAGAACGTGTGATGATTGCGACTTTAAAGTCGCAAGGATGACGCACTTAAATGATACCATGTCTACTAGTTTATTGACTACTCATAAAAAGAATGCTCATCTTACTAAAGAAGAACGTGTGATGATTGCGACTTTAAAGTCGCAACGGATGAAGAAACAGGGCAAGTCATGGACTGAGCAGGGGGCTAAAGCCATGATTGGTTTAATTGAAGCCCGAATGAATGGTGAACTGCAAGCTAGTTTAAATACAATCCTAGAACAATTAACAGTTCTTCCTCGAGTGGCTCAAACCAGCCTATTACAGGAAATGCATATTCGATCGAATATGCATTTCCTGTAATAGGCTGGTTTGAGCCACTCGAGGAAGAACTGTTAATTGTTCTAGGATTGTATTTAAACTAGCTTGCAGTTCACCATTCATTCGGGCTTCAATTAAACCAATCATGGCTTTAGCCCCCTGCTCAGTCCATGACTTGCCCTGTTTCTTCATCCGGGCGTTGAATAAAGTTAGTTAGTTTCCCAATTGAGTAGTACTG
The genomic region above belongs to Limosilactobacillus reuteri and contains:
- a CDS encoding helix-turn-helix domain-containing protein, which produces MVLKAVKMRIYPNSAQRNQLWQTFGCVVK